In the Brassica napus cultivar Da-Ae chromosome A7, Da-Ae, whole genome shotgun sequence genome, one interval contains:
- the LOC125576713 gene encoding uncharacterized protein LOC125576713, producing MQSLLYEGVSTVPLNALPDFSTDSASCNIQASDTFASTVPLNANPVILPTVQSEKQSFLYEGVSTVPLNALPDFSPVHIGLSPNTRVAGDIKVNSYFKTKRELMLRMKKWALEWKFEYKTVSSNKSRVLLSCVDENCTWRMRAIKLPVSDFFVVKKYVHEHTCDTTHRKANHRQASAKLLGSLISSNYGEKKEGLKPKQIIEQVRMLHGVHINYKQAWRVREEAQILVRGTPEDSYYNLSRWLYKITETNPGSLTYQHVDAAGKFKYAFVAFGPSIRGFSLMRRVIAVDGTFLKGKFNGTLLAACAQDGNYHLYPLAFAVVDAENGASWKWFFRGLSQKIPDASDLVFVSDRANSISSALEDVYPLSHHGICRIHLLRNITPTYAKTGLLPLVESAADAYTCHEFWLIFKDIKDKCPELAKYLEESDFRKWARSYAPANRYNIMTTNIAESLNSMLKMPRELPIISLLETIRLTMTTWFFERREAAAKHKHLVTPKVVQKLVSRLGAAMLLNVYQVDRSEFEVKNETMKFVVDLEKRHCTCNVFDIDKIPCIHAIAAAKHIKRDENRFVDASHLTETWAKAYAESIHPGGELSTSTYPENIDELSCPPPATKKKSGRPPTKRKRSVGEFGVPGSKSQSHKCSRCGTGGHNKITCQRPIG from the exons ATGCAG AGTCTTCTATATGAAGGTGTTTCTACAGTTCCTCTGAATGCTCTTCCGGATTTTAGTACTGATTCAGCTAGCTGTAACATtcaagcttctgatacatttgcttctaCTGTTCCATTGAATGCCAATCCAGTGATTCTTCCTACTGTGCAGAGTGAAAAACAG AGTTTTCTATATGAAGGTGTTTCTACAGTTCCTCTGAATGCTCTTCCGGATTTTAGCCCTGTCCATATTGGACTTTCACCAAACACGAGAGTAGCTGGCGATATTAAGGTGAATAGCTATTTTAAGACAAAGAGAGAGTtgatgttgaggatgaagaaatgggcTTTAGAGTGGAAGTTTGAGTACAAGACTGTCTCTTCTAACAAGTCAAGAGTGCTTTTGAGTTGTGTTGATGAAAATTGCACGTGGAGGATGCGTGCTATCAAGCTACctgtttcagattttttcgtTGTTAAAAAGTATGTTCATGAGCATACATGCGATACAACACACAGGAAAGCCAACCACAGACAAGCATCTGCAAAGTTGTTGGGTTCTTTGATTTCCAGCAATTATGGAGAAAAAAAGGAAGGTCTCAAACCGAAACAGATCATTGAACAGGTCAGGATGCTGCATGGTGTTCACATCAATTACAAACAAGCTTGGAGAGTGAGAGAAGAAGCTCAGATTTTGGTTAGAGGGACTCCTGAAGACAGCTATTACAATTTGTCTAGGTGGTTGTATAAAATCACAGAAACAAACCCTGGTTCCTTGACTTATCAACATGTTGATGCTGCAGGAAAGTTCAAGTATGCATTTGTGGCTTTTGGTCCATCGATAAGGGGATTTTCATTGATGAGGAGAGTTATTGCAGTAGATGGTACATTTCTGAAGGGAAAATTCAATGGGACTTTATTGGCAGCTTGTGCTCAAGATGGGAATTATCATCTATATCCTCTCGCCTTTGCAGTGGTTGACGCAGAAAACGGCGCCTCTTGGAAATGGTTCTTTAGAGGTTTGAGCCAGAAGATCCCGGACGCTTCGGATCTTGTTTTTGTATCAGACAGGGCTAACTCCATTTCTTCAGCGTTGGAGGATGTATATCCCTTATCTCACCATGGAATTTGCAGGATCCATCTGCTCCGCAACATCACTCCTACATATGCGAAGACTGGGTTGCTACCTCTGGTGGAAAGCGCTGCTGATGCCTATACGTGTCACGAGTTCTGGTTAATCTTCAAGGACATAAAGGATAAATGTCCTGAATTGGCTAAGTATCTGGAAGAGTCTGATTTTAGGAAGTGGGCACGAAGCTATGCGCCTGCGAACAGGTATAATATCATGACTACCAACATTGCAGAGTCTCTCAATTCTATGTTGAAGATGCCTCGTGAGTTGCCCATTATCTCTCTCCTTGAAACTATCAGATTGACGATGACCACTTGGTTTTTTGAGCGACGCGAAGCGGCTGCGAAACATAAGCACCTGGTTACTCCAAAAGTTGTTCAGAAATTGGTATCTAGGTTAGGGGCCGCAATGTTGTTGAATGTGTATCAAGTTGATCGAAGCGAGTTTGAGGTGAAGAATGAAACAATGAAGTTTGTTGTTGACTTGGAGAAGCGGCATTGCACATGTAATGTTTTCGACATTGACAAGATCCCCTGCATCCATGCCATCGCTGCTGCTAAGCATATCAAGAGAGATGAAAACCGTTTTGTTGATGCTTCTCACTTGACAGAAACGTGGGCTAAAGCTTATGCTGAAAGCATACATCCTGGTGGAGAGTTGTCAACGTCCACCTATCCAGAGAATATTGATGAACTGTCTTGCCCACCTCCagctaccaaaaagaaaagtggACGCCCTcctacaaagagaaagagatccgtTGGCGAGTTTGGGGTTCCTGGATCTAAATCTCAGTCCCACAAGTGCAGCAGATGTGGCACAGGAGGGCACAACAAGATCACATGCCAGAGGCCTATAGGATGA